The DNA sequence TGACGGCGCGTCACCGATCGGGCGGCCCGGCCGCCCGGCACGGCCGGCGCGTAGCCCTTGCGGACCTTCTCCCCGACCTTCTTCGCGGCGGCGGCCCGGGCCTTGTCCTCGGTGGCGAAGGACGAGGTCTGCACCTGGCCCGCCGCACCGATCCGGCCGTAGCGGACGGTGACGGTCGTGCCGTCCACCGTCACCTCGTAGAACTTGTGCGCGCCGGCGCCCTCCTGCGAGAGCTCCAGGTAGGTGCGCTCGGACGCGCCGGACGCGGACGGTGTGACGGACATGGCAGGCCCCCTTCCCCGGCGGCCCCGGACGGCCGCCCTTCACTGCCCGGAACGTTAGGGGGTGCCACTGACAACGGGCCGTCCGCGCAGGTCAGGCCGCGTCGGGGACGTCCGCCAGGGTGAGCGGGCGGCCGGCCGGGTCCTCGGCGGCCTCCTCCAGCGCGTCCGCGATCACGTGCGGGGCGTTGGTGATGATCGCGTCCACGCCGAGGCGGGCCAGGGCGACCGCGCGCCGGGGGTCGTCCACGGTCCACGCGGAGATCTCCAGCCGCCGGCCGTGCGGGCCCTTGACGCCGTGCACCGACCGCACCCAGGCCGCGTCGATCTTGGTGTGGTCGGGGTTGATCTGGTCGGCGAACCTGGCGTAGTCGCGGAGCTCCGCAGGCTTCGGCGCGCCGAGGAAGCCGGTCTTCACGTCCGGACGCAGGCCGTGGAAGGTGCGGAGCGAGGCGGCGTTGAAGCTCTGGACGACGAGCCGGCCGCCGACGTGCCGCCGGTCGAGCCAGCCGGTCCTGCGGAGCTCCGCCACCAGCTGCCGCTCGATGCCCGGGTACAGCTCGGGCGCCTTGACCTCCAGGAGCAGCTTCTGGCGGTTGTGGTCGACGCGCCGGAGGTAGCCGTCGAGGGTGGGGACGCGCTCGCCGGCGAAGCGGCGGTCGAACCAGCTGCCCGCGTCCAGCTTGCGGATCTCGGCCAGCGTGAAGTCGCCGACCTTCCAGGGCGCCCGGTCGGGGAAGCGCTTCTTGACGTCGGTGGTCCGGGTGAGGGTGGTGTCGTGGATGACGACCAGCTTGCCGTCCTTGGTGCGCTGGACGTCGTTCTCGACCCAGCCGACGCCCAGCCGGGCGGCTCTGTCGATGGAGGCCAGGGTGTTCTCGGGGGCCTGGACCGGCACCCCGCGGTGCCCGATCGTGAGCGGCACCCGGGCGCGCGCCGTGGCGGCGGAGTCCGGCGCGGCCTCTGCGGCCGGTGTGACGAGGCCCAGCGCGACCGGGACGGTCACGGCCAGGCCGAGGAGGGTACGGGTCACGGGGGAGGCGGGGCGGATGCGCATCGGGGCTCCTCGCGGCGTCCGGGATGCCGGGCGCGGTGGCGACCGGTCCATGGCGTACGGAGACGGCGTACGAAGACAGTCGTACCGGAAACCCCCGCCCCCGCGCAGCAGGAAGGACGGCCGGGCAGCGGATGGCCGTCGGATCCTCACCTCCGGTTCACCTGGGAAAACCGCAGGTGAGGGCTGCCGCACCGGCCATTGTCAGTGGCAGGTCGTACGGTGGTCCCATGCGGCCCGTTTCCCAGATCGAACGCAAAGTGGCGCCTTTCGAGGTCGTCAGTCCCTACCAGCCCAGCGGTGACCAGCCGGCTGCCATCGCCGAGCTGGAGAAGCGCATCCGCGCGGGCGAGAAGGACGTCGTCCTGCTCGGCGCGACCGGTACCGGCAAGTCGGCGACCACGGCGTGGATGATCGAGAAGCTCCAGCGGCCGACGCTCGTCATGGCGCCCAACAAGACGCTCGCGGCCCAGCTCGCCAACGAGTTCCGCGAGCTCCTGCCCAACAACGCGGTCGAGTACTTCGTCTCGTACTACGACTACTACCAGCCCGAGGCGTACGTCCCCCAGTCGGACACCTACATCGAGAAGGACTCCTCGATCAACGAGGAGGTGGAGCGGCTGCGGCACTCCGCGACCAACTCGCTGCTCACCCGGCGGGACGTGGTCGTGGTGGCCTCGGTGTCCTGCATCTACGGCCTGGGCACGCCCCAGGAGTACGTGGACCGCATGGTCCCGCTCAAGGTCGGTGAGGAGATCGACCGGGACGATCTGCTGCGCCGCTTCGTGGAGATCCAGTACACGCGCAACGACCTGGCCTTCACCCGGGGCACCTTCCGGGTGCGCGGGGACACCATCGAGATCTTCCCGGTCTACGAGGAACTGGCCGTCCGCATCGAGATGTTCGGCGACGAGATCGAGGCGCTGTCCACGCTGCACCCGCTGACCGGCGAGGTCATCTCGGACGACCAGGAGCTGTACGTCTTCCCCGCCAGCCACTACGTCGCCGGCCCCGAGCGGATGGAGAAGGCCATCGCCGGGATCGAGGCGGAGCTGGAGGAGACGCTGGCGCGGATGGAGAAGCAGGGCAAGCTGCTGGAGGCCCAGCGGCTGCGCATGCGCACCACGTACGACATCGAGATGATGCGCCAGATCGGCTCCTGCTCCGGCATCGAGAACTACTCGCTGCACATGGACGACCGCGAGCCCGGCTCCCCGCCCAACACCCTGCTGGACTTCTTCCCGGACGACTTCCTCCTCGTCATCGACGAGTCGCACGTCACCGTGCCGCAGATCGGCGCCATGTACGAGGGCGACGCCTCCCGCAAGCGCACCCTGGTCGAGCACGGCTTCCGGCTGCCGTCCGCCATGGACAACCGCCCGCTGAAGTGGGAGGAGTTCACCGAGCGCATCGGGCAGACCGTCTACCTGTCGGCGACGCCCGGGAAGTACGAGCTGGCGAAGTCCGACGGCTACGTCGAGCAGATCATCCGGCCCACCGGGCTGGTCGACCCGGAGGTCGTCGTCAAGCCGACCGAGGGCCAGATCGACGACCTGGTGCACGAGATCCGCGAGCGCACCGAGAAGGACGAGCGGGTCCTGGTCACCACGCTCACCAAGAAGATGGCCGAGGACCTGACGGACTACTTCCTGGAGCTTGGCATCCAGGTGCGCTACCTGCACAGCGACGTCGACACCCTCCGCCGCGTCGAGCTGCTGCGCGAGCTGCGGGCCGGCGAGTACGACGTGCTGGTGGGCATCAACCTGCTGCGCGAGGGCCTCGACCTGCCCGAGGTGTCGCTGGTGGCGATCCTCGACGCCGACAAGGAGGGCTTCCTGCGCTCCGGCACCTCGCTGATCCAGACTATTGGCCGCGCGGCGCGCAACGTCTCCGGCCAGGTCCATATGTACGCCGACAAGATCACGCCGGCGATGGAGAAGGCCATCGACGAGACCAACCGGCGCCGCGCCAAACAGATCGCGTACAACAAGGAGCGGGGCATCGACCCGCAGCCGCTGCGGAAGAAGATCGGTGACATCGTCGCCACCATCGTCCGCGAGGAGATCGACACCCAGGAGCTGCTGGGCACGGGCTACCGGAAGCCGGCGGAGGGCAAGGGCGGGGAGAAGAAGGGGAAGGCCCCCGTCCCGACGGCCGCGGGCGGCGGCAAGAAGGGCAAGGCGAAGGCGGCCGTCGCGACCGACCGGCCGGCGGCGGAACTCGCCCAGCTCATCGAGGACATGACGGACCGCATGCGGGCCGCCGCGGCGGAGCTCCAGTTCGAGGTCGCCGCGCGGCTGCGCGACGAGGTCGGCGAGCTGAAGAAGGAGCTGCGGCAGATGAAGGAGGCGGGGGTCGCCTGACGGTGTTTCCGCCCCGGCGGCCCCCGGGTGGGGCCGCCGGAGCGGAGGTTGCGGTTCCTTCGTCCGGCTCCCGGTCCGGCCCCTTTGTCCGGCGCCCCTTTGTCTGGAAAGGCCCGGCGGAGATGTTGCAAGACCGCCACAAACCGCCCTGGGTGGAGCAGGCGGGAGCGGGAGTGCATAGGGTCGTTCCATGCGCCGCGCACGCGCGCGGCGTTCCGGGGGATGCACCGTCCGACGTCGTATGACGGTGACCGAACGACGAATGAGAAGGGACCGCGCGTGACAGTCAACTTGTCCAAGGGTCAGGGCATCAGCCTGCAGAAGGCCGGCGGGGGAAGCCTGACCGCGGTGCGGATGGGGCTGGGCTGGAAGTCGGCCCCGCGCCGGGGACTGTTCAGGTCGCGCACCACGGAGATCGACCTCGACGCCTCCGCGAGCATGTTCGCCGACGGCCAGCACATCGACGACGTCTGGTTCAACCACCTGGTGAGCCATGACGGTTCGGTGCGGCACACCGGGGACAACCTGGTCGGCGGCGCCGGCACCGGCGGCGACGACGAGACGATCCTGGTCGACCTCGACCGGGTGCCCGTCCACGTCGACCAGATCGTCTTCGCGGTGAACTCCTTCAGCGGGCAGACCTTCTCCGAGATCACCAGTGCCCACTGCCGGCTGGTGGACGACAACACCGGCCAGGAGCTGGCCCGCTACACGCTCGACGGCGGCGGCCCATACACCGCGCAGATCATGGCGAAGGTCCACCGGGTGGGCGGCGGCTGGCAGATGACGGCCATCGGCACCCCGTCCAACGGCCGGACGATCCACGACCTCTACCCGGTGATCGCGACCATCCTGTAGCCCCCCGGCGGGGCGGGTCCGACGGGGCGGACACGGGAGCACGGACAGTACGGAACGGCCCGGTGGCGCGGCGCCACCGGGCCTCTGCGGCGCACAGGACACAGAGGAGGGGGAGCAGGGCGATGACGGCCGAGCTGGTACGGGGGCAGAACCACCCGCTGACCGAGAGCCGGTTGGAGATCCGGGTCTCGGCGGGGGATCCGGTGGTGGTGGGGGCCGCGCTCGGCGGCGCGGACGGCAGGGTTCCGGACGCCGGCCGGGTCGCCCGGCCCGGCTCCCCGCGGCTGCCGGGCGTGGAGGTGCCGGCCGGCGTCGCCGCGGCGCAGCGGCTCTCCGTCGAACTGGACGCCCTGCCCGACGCGGTGCACCGCGTGCATGTCCTGCTCGCCCTGCCGTCCGGCGGCCGGGGCCCGGCGCGGTTCG is a window from the Streptomyces mobaraensis genome containing:
- a CDS encoding glycerophosphodiester phosphodiesterase, whose amino-acid sequence is MRIRPASPVTRTLLGLAVTVPVALGLVTPAAEAAPDSAATARARVPLTIGHRGVPVQAPENTLASIDRAARLGVGWVENDVQRTKDGKLVVIHDTTLTRTTDVKKRFPDRAPWKVGDFTLAEIRKLDAGSWFDRRFAGERVPTLDGYLRRVDHNRQKLLLEVKAPELYPGIERQLVAELRRTGWLDRRHVGGRLVVQSFNAASLRTFHGLRPDVKTGFLGAPKPAELRDYARFADQINPDHTKIDAAWVRSVHGVKGPHGRRLEISAWTVDDPRRAVALARLGVDAIITNAPHVIADALEEAAEDPAGRPLTLADVPDAA
- the uvrB gene encoding excinuclease ABC subunit UvrB produces the protein MRPVSQIERKVAPFEVVSPYQPSGDQPAAIAELEKRIRAGEKDVVLLGATGTGKSATTAWMIEKLQRPTLVMAPNKTLAAQLANEFRELLPNNAVEYFVSYYDYYQPEAYVPQSDTYIEKDSSINEEVERLRHSATNSLLTRRDVVVVASVSCIYGLGTPQEYVDRMVPLKVGEEIDRDDLLRRFVEIQYTRNDLAFTRGTFRVRGDTIEIFPVYEELAVRIEMFGDEIEALSTLHPLTGEVISDDQELYVFPASHYVAGPERMEKAIAGIEAELEETLARMEKQGKLLEAQRLRMRTTYDIEMMRQIGSCSGIENYSLHMDDREPGSPPNTLLDFFPDDFLLVIDESHVTVPQIGAMYEGDASRKRTLVEHGFRLPSAMDNRPLKWEEFTERIGQTVYLSATPGKYELAKSDGYVEQIIRPTGLVDPEVVVKPTEGQIDDLVHEIRERTEKDERVLVTTLTKKMAEDLTDYFLELGIQVRYLHSDVDTLRRVELLRELRAGEYDVLVGINLLREGLDLPEVSLVAILDADKEGFLRSGTSLIQTIGRAARNVSGQVHMYADKITPAMEKAIDETNRRRAKQIAYNKERGIDPQPLRKKIGDIVATIVREEIDTQELLGTGYRKPAEGKGGEKKGKAPVPTAAGGGKKGKAKAAVATDRPAAELAQLIEDMTDRMRAAAAELQFEVAARLRDEVGELKKELRQMKEAGVA
- a CDS encoding TerD family protein, translated to MTVNLSKGQGISLQKAGGGSLTAVRMGLGWKSAPRRGLFRSRTTEIDLDASASMFADGQHIDDVWFNHLVSHDGSVRHTGDNLVGGAGTGGDDETILVDLDRVPVHVDQIVFAVNSFSGQTFSEITSAHCRLVDDNTGQELARYTLDGGGPYTAQIMAKVHRVGGGWQMTAIGTPSNGRTIHDLYPVIATIL